One Endozoicomonas gorgoniicola DNA window includes the following coding sequences:
- a CDS encoding IS1182 family transposase yields the protein MSPPPKFKDSPVEFDQHLLFPTNIFDLLPKDHDCYIYETIFQNIDTSEVEKQYHHLGQHAYPPKLIVGILIYAYSHGVFSSREIEKRCRQDLAFMYISQMNCPNFRVLGDFRKNNLSFFHDCFKQSVKLAMELKLASLGHISLDGSKFKANSSKHKAMSYGRLKAKEAELSAEVDELIKKASQCDQEEDDAYKETNGYSIPEDLLFKEERLKKIKAAKKALEEREKALNPDEPIDDKKQISFADHDARMMSKKGYCEYSYNAQINVDADHQIIVGQHISQRANDVQEVEPALQALSESTDGAAVDKWSMDNGYFSGPNLHTLDKHGIDGYIATDKEEKPAVTDLENTDRKFVKADFTYNIEADVFICPAGEKLVTNPASKAKRKGYRANKEVCRECAYRSRCSGSKKSAGKVIRTDKFETARQAMNKKMETSEAKAVYERRKVIAEPPFGQIKNSGFRSFSLRGKEKVEAEFSLVCTVHNFKKIVKKALTGSLRLEDLKKVEKAA from the coding sequence ATGTCGCCACCACCAAAATTCAAGGATAGCCCTGTTGAGTTCGACCAGCACCTGCTGTTTCCAACCAACATCTTTGATCTTCTTCCCAAAGATCATGACTGCTACATCTATGAGACCATCTTCCAGAACATTGATACCTCGGAAGTTGAAAAGCAGTACCATCACCTTGGACAGCATGCCTACCCACCCAAGCTGATCGTAGGTATCCTGATCTACGCCTACAGTCATGGTGTATTCAGCTCCCGTGAAATAGAAAAACGGTGTCGGCAGGACTTGGCATTCATGTACATCTCTCAGATGAATTGCCCAAACTTTCGGGTCCTGGGGGACTTCCGCAAAAACAACCTGTCGTTTTTTCATGACTGTTTCAAACAGTCCGTCAAGCTGGCGATGGAGCTGAAACTGGCATCGCTTGGGCATATCAGCCTGGATGGTTCGAAATTCAAAGCCAACAGTTCAAAGCATAAGGCCATGAGCTACGGCCGGCTTAAAGCCAAAGAGGCAGAACTCAGCGCTGAGGTTGATGAACTGATCAAAAAAGCCAGCCAGTGCGATCAGGAAGAAGACGACGCCTACAAAGAAACCAATGGCTACAGTATTCCTGAAGACCTCCTGTTTAAAGAAGAACGGCTGAAGAAAATTAAGGCTGCTAAAAAAGCACTGGAAGAGCGTGAGAAAGCCCTCAATCCGGACGAGCCAATAGACGACAAGAAACAGATTAGCTTTGCAGACCATGATGCCCGGATGATGAGCAAGAAGGGGTACTGCGAATACAGCTACAATGCTCAAATTAATGTAGATGCGGATCACCAGATCATTGTCGGCCAACACATCAGTCAACGCGCCAACGACGTACAGGAAGTAGAGCCTGCTCTTCAGGCTTTGTCAGAATCTACCGATGGCGCGGCTGTGGATAAATGGAGTATGGACAACGGCTATTTTTCAGGGCCAAATCTGCACACCTTGGATAAACATGGAATAGACGGTTATATCGCTACTGACAAGGAAGAAAAACCGGCTGTTACGGACCTTGAAAATACTGATCGAAAATTTGTCAAAGCGGATTTTACATACAATATTGAAGCTGACGTCTTCATCTGTCCGGCTGGGGAAAAATTGGTTACCAATCCAGCCAGTAAAGCTAAGAGGAAAGGCTACCGGGCAAACAAGGAAGTATGCCGAGAGTGCGCTTACCGCTCCAGATGCAGTGGCTCCAAGAAAAGTGCAGGCAAGGTAATTCGCACAGACAAGTTTGAAACTGCACGACAAGCCATGAATAAAAAAATGGAAACAAGCGAAGCGAAAGCGGTATACGAACGTCGCAAAGTAATAGCGGAACCGCCGTTTGGTCAGATAAAAAACTCTGGATTCAGGAGTTTCAGTCTGCGCGGGAAAGAGAAAGTGGAAGCAGAGTTTTCACTGGTATGCACAGTGCATAATTTCAAAAAAATTGTGAAGAAAGCTTTAACGGGGTCACTCCGTCTTGAGGATTTAAAAAAGGTTGAAAAAGCGGCATAA
- a CDS encoding chemotaxis protein CheW, whose protein sequence is MSEETAMPTPTDEKAPASNDEPTVLKPFDLLQQIQTQVILHAKEPPEYREQKAPWLGIGFRMNQQSYVTGIGDVTEILPVPNITPLPGTKSWAKGVSNVRGRLVPIIDLPEFLGLPAPSDRTTRRIMVVDRKQLVVGLIVDEVQGMVQFPPECFTEEAQTTTADNTEAVNYFIEGCYSQEKNHPVFSIDKLVSHSDFLMAASE, encoded by the coding sequence ATGAGCGAAGAAACAGCCATGCCAACACCAACAGACGAAAAGGCACCTGCAAGCAATGACGAACCAACGGTTTTAAAGCCATTTGATTTGCTTCAGCAGATACAAACCCAGGTGATCCTGCATGCCAAAGAGCCTCCGGAATACAGGGAGCAAAAGGCACCGTGGTTGGGTATAGGCTTCAGAATGAACCAGCAGAGCTATGTTACAGGTATTGGGGATGTCACCGAAATTCTGCCTGTCCCGAATATAACACCGCTGCCCGGAACAAAGAGCTGGGCAAAAGGTGTATCTAACGTCCGTGGACGTCTGGTTCCCATTATCGACCTGCCAGAATTTCTTGGTTTACCGGCACCATCAGACCGAACCACACGACGAATTATGGTGGTCGACCGGAAACAGCTGGTTGTCGGCCTGATCGTTGACGAGGTACAGGGAATGGTACAGTTTCCGCCAGAGTGTTTTACTGAAGAAGCTCAGACAACCACTGCTGACAACACAGAAGCTGTTAACTATTTCATTGAAGGTTGTTACAGCCAGGAAAAAAACCACCCAGTTTTCAGCATCGACAAACTGGTCAGCCATTCAGATTTTTTGATGGCGGCCAGTGAATAA
- a CDS encoding TolC family outer membrane protein — translation MKMRVSLAAGVFLGCLSITTASSAETLQEVLNKALKANPQALASLNRYRAEMENADAVWGRYFPSVDITTGVGKQKRYVDGNTINDKMVTRKEASFSVKQNLFSGFNTKNSVDQARHKAKAELLRLKNTLQDVSLKIVDAYLKVLERRDMIDLSIENLKTHDVIFQQIQQRAQQGVARSSDLAQIEGRRARANANVINARNNLADAESEFMALVGSMPADLEQPGSWKLKMPESLEAALQSAVDSHPNALASAHEIKASQSQYESLKSSFYPTLDVELDQSWKKNVDGQTGRVRDAAAVLKLRYNLFRGGSDKARLDESAYRAEESRAQRDRVLRTLEETLRIAWAAYEFNMQQQKFLRLHEESSRESVEAYREQFNIGKRTLLDLLDSENELFQSSRSLTTAIYQEAFARYRVFAASGELMNVLEINMPAGWE, via the coding sequence ATGAAAATGAGAGTGTCACTGGCAGCGGGAGTATTCCTGGGTTGCCTTTCAATAACAACTGCCAGCTCTGCTGAAACCCTTCAGGAAGTGCTGAACAAAGCGTTGAAAGCAAATCCTCAGGCGCTCGCCAGTCTGAACCGTTACCGTGCTGAAATGGAGAATGCAGACGCGGTCTGGGGAAGGTATTTCCCTTCAGTGGATATAACAACAGGGGTTGGCAAGCAGAAGAGATACGTTGATGGAAATACCATTAATGACAAAATGGTTACTCGTAAAGAGGCTTCTTTTTCTGTAAAGCAAAACCTGTTTTCTGGATTCAACACCAAAAACAGTGTTGATCAGGCCCGTCACAAGGCTAAAGCCGAATTACTGCGTTTGAAGAACACCCTGCAGGATGTAAGCCTGAAGATTGTCGATGCCTATCTAAAGGTTCTTGAACGCAGGGATATGATTGATCTGTCCATTGAAAATCTGAAAACGCACGATGTTATTTTTCAACAGATTCAGCAGCGTGCTCAGCAGGGGGTTGCCAGAAGTTCTGACCTCGCCCAGATTGAAGGACGGCGAGCCCGTGCCAATGCCAATGTCATCAATGCCCGTAATAACCTTGCGGATGCTGAAAGTGAGTTTATGGCTCTGGTAGGCTCTATGCCTGCCGATCTTGAACAGCCAGGCTCATGGAAACTAAAAATGCCAGAGTCGCTGGAAGCTGCCTTGCAGAGTGCGGTTGACTCTCATCCTAATGCCCTGGCATCAGCCCATGAAATCAAGGCTTCACAGTCTCAGTATGAATCATTGAAAAGTAGTTTCTATCCAACACTGGATGTGGAACTGGATCAAAGTTGGAAAAAAAATGTAGACGGCCAGACAGGCAGGGTTCGCGATGCAGCGGCAGTACTGAAATTAAGGTACAACCTCTTCAGAGGAGGGTCTGACAAAGCCCGCCTTGATGAAAGTGCCTACCGTGCTGAAGAAAGCCGGGCCCAGCGTGACAGAGTGCTGCGTACCCTCGAAGAAACCCTTCGGATAGCCTGGGCTGCATACGAATTCAATATGCAGCAGCAGAAGTTTCTGCGCCTGCACGAAGAGTCCAGCCGCGAGAGTGTTGAAGCTTATCGGGAGCAGTTCAATATTGGTAAAAGGACACTGCTGGACCTGCTGGACAGTGAAAATGAACTGTTTCAGTCCAGCCGCAGCCTGACCACAGCCATCTATCAGGAAGCCTTTGCCCGTTACCGGGTCTTTGCAGCCAGCGGAGAGTTGATGAACGTTCTTGAAATCAACATGCCTGCAGGCTGGGAGTAA
- a CDS encoding tape measure protein, with amino-acid sequence MEDEHNGQQQQRTEYCYPSQGSRQRHPYQSHCPIAEHRQQVADAFTALKNFGLDPMDGTLQAIVDQTSKLGGGMERLNGISLALGQAWAKQKLQGEEILQLVEPAPLPSQPLEVERCHHG; translated from the coding sequence TTGGAAGACGAACACAATGGCCAGCAGCAACAGCGTACTGAATATTGTTATCCGAGCCAGGGATCTCGCCAAAGACACCCTTACCAAAGTCACTGCCCGATTGCGGAGCATAGGCAACAGGTAGCCGATGCCTTCACCGCCCTGAAGAACTTCGGCCTTGACCCCATGGACGGCACGCTGCAGGCCATCGTCGACCAGACCTCCAAACTCGGTGGCGGCATGGAACGGCTGAACGGAATATCCCTGGCACTGGGGCAAGCCTGGGCAAAACAGAAACTTCAGGGCGAGGAAATCCTGCAGCTGGTGGAGCCAGCCCCGCTACCCAGCCAGCCCCTGGAAGTGGAACGATGCCACCATGGATAA
- the ptsP gene encoding phosphoenolpyruvate--protein phosphotransferase produces MSSKELVFTCELINGLHARPASAFVKEIQAFSVEVVLENQRNGRTANGNSALSLISADITHRDVCKLTITGVDANRALARLRYFIQRVLPGSDTPATSAQGASYLPPSLRTLKMNVAKGHATGEGWARGAPVCLKEYRFLPTQDHAVYAGVTGERLRLIGALEQVQKNLFQTIETTELVAEREVLGAHYTLACDPDFKRRMLDHVNNGLSVVESIEATLEHFSHALKSGDSTYLQDRVIDIRDLCDQLMHFSYGSGCLYTPDVLSQHSICLADNLTPSQFLALDHRYLNGLVLESGGKASHTVLIAQARGIPVVVGAEGARELMNASSEVILDAGLGILIGDPSREVGRYYQQERRKQQRMNERYHPFIGRLAETRDHQRLEIGANIVGVEDAEQAFGQGAESIGLFRTEMIYMQREQAPDEKEQVTTYSKILALAEERSVIIRTMDVGADKPVDYFELEEEENPFLGYRAIRLYPEFLDLFRIQVRAILLAAREKSVLVMIPMVSCLDEVLWVRDVIHTIQEEMDQNNEVYGAICLGIMLEVPSACLIIDQLAPWVDFFSIGSNDLAQYFLAADRDNEKVGDLYSYLHPSFLRLLKMVTHETRQHQRWTGLCGEMAADLEALPLLVGLGLDEISLPGTFIPAIKEKLSHLDSSECRKLLDQAIACNGIQAVQALLRAFRCDVTSRAVFDPAIVNLDYEALSREEAVKELVDMMLMDGRLSDGCHVEEAVWAREALYPTGMGSGIAIPHLQSEHVLCHSVGILRLREPLCWQEGSEDGVKTVFLLAVPDSGTKDQHMKVFSRLARKLVKPEFIERFDQCDDRQQVIWLLEKEIELSD; encoded by the coding sequence ATGAGCAGCAAGGAACTGGTTTTTACCTGTGAGTTGATTAATGGGCTGCACGCCCGACCAGCCAGTGCTTTCGTTAAGGAAATTCAGGCGTTCAGTGTTGAAGTAGTACTCGAAAACCAGCGAAATGGCAGGACTGCAAACGGCAACAGTGCTCTTTCTTTAATTTCTGCAGACATTACTCACCGTGACGTGTGTAAGCTGACCATCACGGGGGTTGATGCCAACCGGGCATTGGCTCGACTGCGATATTTTATTCAAAGAGTACTCCCCGGAAGTGACACTCCCGCTACCTCCGCTCAGGGGGCTTCCTATCTGCCCCCTTCGTTGCGAACTCTGAAAATGAATGTTGCGAAAGGGCATGCAACCGGGGAAGGCTGGGCCAGGGGGGCTCCAGTCTGTCTGAAAGAATACCGATTTTTACCCACCCAGGATCATGCCGTTTATGCCGGTGTGACCGGGGAACGGTTGCGGCTGATTGGTGCTCTGGAGCAGGTTCAGAAAAATCTTTTTCAGACGATCGAAACGACGGAGCTGGTTGCAGAACGTGAAGTGCTTGGGGCTCATTACACGCTTGCCTGTGACCCGGACTTTAAAAGAAGAATGCTTGACCATGTGAATAATGGCCTGTCGGTCGTAGAAAGTATTGAAGCCACACTGGAGCATTTTTCGCATGCTCTGAAAAGCGGCGACAGCACTTATCTACAGGACAGGGTGATTGATATCCGGGACCTGTGTGATCAGCTGATGCATTTTTCCTACGGCAGTGGTTGTTTGTATACCCCTGACGTTCTCAGCCAGCACAGTATTTGTCTTGCCGACAACCTGACCCCCAGCCAGTTTCTGGCCCTGGATCACCGTTATCTTAATGGCCTGGTGCTGGAGTCTGGTGGTAAGGCGTCACACACGGTACTGATTGCACAGGCGAGAGGTATTCCTGTTGTCGTGGGAGCGGAAGGAGCCAGAGAGCTGATGAATGCTTCCAGCGAAGTCATTCTGGATGCCGGGCTGGGCATACTGATTGGCGATCCTTCCAGAGAGGTTGGGCGGTATTATCAGCAGGAACGCCGAAAGCAGCAAAGAATGAATGAGCGCTATCACCCTTTTATTGGCAGGCTGGCTGAAACCCGTGATCATCAAAGGCTGGAAATAGGCGCCAATATCGTCGGGGTAGAGGATGCAGAGCAGGCTTTTGGGCAGGGTGCTGAGAGCATAGGGCTGTTTCGCACTGAAATGATTTACATGCAGAGAGAACAGGCTCCGGATGAAAAAGAACAGGTGACCACCTACAGTAAAATCCTGGCGCTGGCTGAAGAGCGTTCCGTTATTATTCGCACAATGGATGTTGGAGCGGATAAGCCTGTTGATTATTTTGAGCTGGAAGAAGAAGAAAACCCTTTTCTGGGTTATCGTGCTATTCGTTTATATCCGGAATTTCTTGATCTCTTTCGCATACAGGTTCGTGCCATTCTGCTGGCTGCCCGTGAAAAGTCTGTACTGGTTATGATTCCGATGGTCAGCTGTCTGGACGAGGTTCTGTGGGTCAGGGATGTAATCCACACTATTCAGGAAGAGATGGACCAGAACAATGAAGTCTATGGAGCCATCTGCCTGGGTATTATGCTGGAGGTTCCCTCAGCCTGCCTGATCATTGACCAGCTGGCACCCTGGGTCGATTTTTTCAGCATCGGCAGCAACGATCTTGCACAGTACTTTCTGGCAGCAGACCGGGACAATGAAAAAGTTGGAGATTTGTACAGCTATCTGCACCCGTCTTTCCTGCGTCTTCTGAAAATGGTAACGCATGAAACCCGACAGCATCAGCGCTGGACAGGTCTTTGTGGCGAGATGGCGGCTGATCTCGAAGCCTTACCCCTTCTGGTCGGTTTGGGGCTGGATGAAATCAGTCTGCCAGGTACTTTTATTCCCGCAATTAAAGAGAAACTCAGCCATCTGGACTCTTCAGAGTGCCGGAAACTGCTGGATCAGGCGATAGCCTGCAACGGTATTCAGGCGGTGCAGGCTTTACTGCGGGCATTTCGCTGCGATGTGACTTCCAGAGCCGTATTTGATCCGGCCATTGTCAACCTTGATTATGAAGCGCTCAGCAGGGAGGAAGCGGTTAAAGAATTGGTTGATATGATGTTGATGGATGGACGTTTATCGGATGGTTGTCATGTGGAAGAAGCTGTCTGGGCGCGTGAAGCCCTGTACCCAACAGGGATGGGGAGTGGAATTGCGATTCCCCACTTACAGTCTGAACATGTGTTGTGTCATTCCGTGGGCATTTTGCGGTTACGGGAGCCTTTGTGCTGGCAGGAGGGCAGTGAAGACGGAGTGAAAACAGTATTTTTACTGGCTGTTCCGGACTCAGGCACAAAAGATCAGCACATGAAAGTGTTTTCCCGGTTGGCGAGAAAACTGGTCAAACCCGAATTTATTGAGCGTTTTGACCAGTGTGACGATCGGCAGCAGGTCATTTGGTTGCTGGAAAAAGAAATCGAATTGTCAGATTGA
- a CDS encoding phage head morphogenesis protein, producing the protein MSTEIYNFFELSSAFDLKPEQAIKHFQGKGLKTSFSWLDMIGEENDAAYTVAKMMDNDLLSYVQEQSRKVVDEGLTLADFKKDLIPKLQKAGWWGKKDIIDPLTGQVTKAELGSTSRLENIFRTNLQSAYAVGQWQSIEANRETAPFLIYDAVEDSRTRPEHQQWNGTVRPVDDPFWQTHYPPNGWNCRCGTMMSLQK; encoded by the coding sequence ATGTCCACAGAAATCTACAACTTCTTCGAACTCTCATCCGCCTTCGACCTCAAGCCCGAGCAGGCCATCAAGCACTTCCAGGGCAAGGGGCTGAAAACCTCATTCAGCTGGCTGGACATGATCGGTGAAGAAAACGACGCTGCCTACACCGTCGCTAAGATGATGGATAACGATCTGCTGTCTTATGTTCAGGAGCAAAGCCGGAAGGTGGTGGATGAAGGGCTGACGCTGGCGGACTTCAAGAAAGACCTGATCCCAAAACTTCAGAAGGCTGGCTGGTGGGGTAAGAAAGATATTATTGACCCACTAACCGGACAAGTCACCAAAGCCGAGCTGGGCAGTACCTCCCGGCTGGAAAACATCTTCCGCACCAACCTGCAAAGTGCCTATGCCGTGGGGCAGTGGCAAAGCATCGAGGCCAACAGGGAAACCGCCCCGTTTCTGATTTATGACGCCGTGGAAGACAGCCGTACCCGCCCGGAGCATCAGCAGTGGAACGGTACGGTTCGCCCCGTCGATGACCCTTTCTGGCAAACCCACTACCCGCCCAATGGCTGGAACTGCCGGTGCGGAACCATGATGAGTTTGCAGAAGTGA
- the pilH gene encoding twitching motility response regulator PilH, whose amino-acid sequence MTNVLVVDDSPKELYRLKAILEKNGYNVITAENGADGVALCRREKPDAVLMDIVMPGLNGFQATRQLSKDSETHQIPIIIITTKDQETDKTWGLRQGAKDYLTKPIDEKVLLNTLTKVTSPVPA is encoded by the coding sequence ATGACCAATGTCTTGGTAGTTGATGATTCGCCCAAAGAGCTGTATCGCCTAAAAGCCATACTGGAAAAAAACGGTTACAACGTCATTACCGCCGAAAACGGTGCCGATGGGGTTGCACTATGCAGGCGGGAAAAACCGGATGCAGTTTTGATGGACATAGTCATGCCGGGTTTAAACGGCTTCCAGGCAACACGACAACTGTCTAAAGACTCAGAAACTCATCAAATTCCCATTATCATCATCACGACTAAAGATCAGGAAACCGACAAAACATGGGGGCTTCGACAGGGGGCAAAAGACTACCTGACCAAACCCATTGATGAAAAAGTGCTGCTGAATACACTGACAAAAGTCACCAGCCCGGTACCTGCCTGA
- a CDS encoding helix-turn-helix domain-containing protein, which produces MSAIKVIKTKQDHADAMERLMALMDIDHAEDSDEDNELEVLSLLIEQYESVHFPMDKPDPIDAIKFRMDQQGLTQKDMKLFLVLPVRYKKRPLSLAMIRRLHNGLDIPADVLIQRITTFLPV; this is translated from the coding sequence ATGTCTGCGATCAAAGTCATAAAGACAAAACAAGATCATGCTGATGCCATGGAGCGCCTCATGGCTCTAATGGATATTGACCACGCTGAAGATTCTGATGAAGATAATGAACTGGAAGTATTGTCATTGCTCATTGAACAATATGAATCTGTCCATTTTCCTATGGACAAGCCTGATCCAATTGATGCCATTAAGTTCCGCATGGATCAGCAAGGACTAACCCAAAAGGATATGAAGCTTTTTTTGGTTCTGCCAGTAAGGTACAAAAAGCGCCCACTGAGTCTGGCTATGATCCGCAGGCTTCATAATGGACTGGATATACCAGCGGATGTGTTGATTCAAAGGATTACAACATTCTTACCAGTTTGA
- a CDS encoding HNH endonuclease: MSKSAYQTYMFASNIEGSGKATSYIRALDLLSQMLMQKPEGFFDCINIWEMSSIDRLEELRLKVLEEQRKGNRSIWNIEGIPRSYLQRGYCSAALKSYQRFLVEHLHEQNLLRSFHQHSGSATDLASRLNQNVTIPAFLQNDYENMVGTDVTRSVTVRSNQNVFRKMILEIYEGSCCITGLDIPAVNRASHIVPWAEDKDNRMNPSNGLCLSATYDAAFDRNLISFDEDYRLILSRDIRDHFASKSVSEYFLKKEGQKIKMPKMYEPNISFLEQHRNKGRF; this comes from the coding sequence ATGAGCAAAAGTGCATATCAAACTTACATGTTCGCCTCAAACATCGAGGGGAGCGGTAAAGCCACATCCTATATCAGAGCACTCGACCTTCTGAGCCAAATGCTCATGCAGAAACCAGAGGGCTTTTTTGACTGTATCAATATTTGGGAAATGTCTTCTATCGACCGCCTCGAAGAGTTGCGATTGAAAGTCTTGGAGGAGCAGAGAAAAGGCAACAGAAGCATCTGGAATATTGAGGGTATCCCCAGAAGTTACTTACAAAGGGGCTATTGCTCTGCCGCTTTAAAAAGTTACCAGCGCTTTCTTGTGGAGCACTTGCACGAACAGAACCTTTTAAGAAGTTTTCACCAGCATTCAGGAAGTGCCACAGATTTAGCCAGTAGGTTAAACCAAAATGTGACCATCCCTGCTTTCTTGCAGAATGACTATGAGAATATGGTAGGTACGGACGTTACTCGCTCTGTCACTGTTCGAAGTAACCAGAATGTATTCAGAAAGATGATTCTGGAGATATACGAGGGCAGTTGTTGTATCACAGGGCTAGATATTCCCGCCGTTAATCGTGCCAGCCATATTGTGCCTTGGGCTGAAGATAAAGATAACCGGATGAATCCAAGCAATGGTTTATGCTTGTCTGCAACTTATGACGCAGCGTTCGACCGGAACCTAATCAGCTTTGATGAGGACTATCGGCTGATTCTATCAAGGGACATTAGGGATCATTTTGCTAGTAAGAGTGTGTCTGAATACTTCCTGAAAAAAGAGGGGCAGAAAATAAAAATGCCTAAAATGTATGAGCCAAACATATCATTTCTTGAGCAACACAGAAACAAAGGCAGATTTTAA
- a CDS encoding PTS fructose transporter subunit IIB → MKVVVVTACPTGIAHTYMAAEKLTEAALSQGHDVKVETQGAMGIENEITALDIEEADIALFAVDIAVEGEDRFGDLKVVKVPVAEAIRNPDAVMTQLGRSVSVS, encoded by the coding sequence ATGAAAGTCGTTGTAGTAACAGCCTGTCCCACAGGTATTGCGCACACCTATATGGCAGCGGAAAAACTGACAGAAGCCGCTTTATCACAGGGACATGATGTAAAGGTTGAAACTCAGGGGGCGATGGGGATTGAAAATGAAATCACGGCTCTCGATATTGAAGAGGCCGACATCGCCCTGTTTGCCGTTGATATTGCCGTTGAGGGCGAGGATCGCTTTGGTGATCTGAAGGTTGTCAAAGTGCCTGTTGCTGAAGCTATTCGAAACCCGGACGCTGTGATGACCCAGCTGGGGCGGAGTGTGTCTGTATCCTGA
- the ltrA gene encoding group II intron reverse transcriptase/maturase, whose protein sequence is MNHDLLSCALEPANLLKAWKQVRSNKGTPGIDGITIEAYPDFARQRWPSARQALLNGTYRPSPVLRAVIEKPDGGERLLGIPTVMDRVIQQAIVQVLSPIFDPDFSPSSFGYRPGRSAQDAVQQVNRYIKQGLHQAVDVDLSKFFDTVSHDVLMSRVSRKIHDKRLLKLIGRYLRAGVMIDGQCYPTRVGMPQGGPLSPLLSNVLLDDLDKELEYRGHCFARYCDDFVILVGSQRAGERVMESITSYLERKLKLRINPTKSKVVKATEAEFLSFTFTGKRIRWSEKSLNRFRRKILKLTGRSWGVSMEYRLKKLTEYIRGWMGYFRITEYYSPIPRLDQWIRRRIRCCFIKQWRKPKTRYRNLIRLGVDHIKAASIAASSKGYYRLSKTYAAQLALNDSSLSKLGLVSLKDLWIRFHHPR, encoded by the coding sequence TTGAACCACGATCTACTGAGTTGCGCACTGGAACCTGCCAATTTGCTGAAAGCATGGAAACAAGTCAGAAGTAACAAAGGAACTCCCGGAATAGATGGGATCACCATTGAAGCCTATCCTGACTTTGCCCGTCAGCGCTGGCCTTCAGCGCGCCAAGCCTTACTCAATGGGACTTACAGACCATCTCCCGTCCTCCGGGCTGTTATAGAAAAGCCCGATGGTGGAGAACGGTTGCTGGGCATCCCGACAGTCATGGATCGAGTGATACAACAGGCCATTGTGCAGGTATTATCACCCATCTTTGACCCTGACTTCTCTCCCAGCAGCTTTGGTTACAGACCGGGAAGGTCTGCACAAGATGCTGTACAGCAGGTTAATCGATACATTAAGCAGGGGCTGCATCAGGCGGTTGATGTTGATCTGAGTAAATTCTTTGACACAGTCAGCCACGATGTTCTTATGTCGAGAGTCTCTCGAAAGATTCACGACAAGCGTCTGTTGAAGCTGATTGGCCGCTACCTTCGTGCTGGCGTCATGATTGATGGGCAATGCTACCCAACCCGGGTAGGTATGCCACAAGGCGGTCCACTTTCACCGCTGCTGTCGAATGTCCTTCTCGATGACCTGGACAAGGAGCTGGAGTACCGGGGGCATTGCTTCGCACGCTACTGCGATGACTTTGTGATCCTTGTTGGCAGCCAGCGAGCTGGGGAGCGAGTGATGGAAAGCATCACAAGTTACCTTGAGCGCAAGCTGAAACTGAGGATAAACCCGACAAAGAGCAAGGTGGTGAAAGCTACCGAAGCTGAGTTCCTGAGTTTTACCTTCACAGGGAAGCGAATCCGCTGGTCGGAGAAGAGTCTGAACCGTTTCAGGCGGAAAATCCTGAAACTCACTGGCCGAAGCTGGGGAGTATCGATGGAATATCGCTTGAAGAAGCTGACCGAATATATCCGGGGCTGGATGGGTTATTTCAGGATAACCGAATATTACAGTCCCATACCGCGACTGGATCAATGGATACGTCGGCGGATTCGCTGTTGTTTTATCAAGCAGTGGCGAAAGCCGAAAACCCGTTACAGAAATTTAATCAGGTTAGGTGTTGATCACATCAAGGCCGCCTCGATTGCAGCCAGTAGCAAAGGGTATTACCGGCTAAGCAAAACCTATGCGGCACAGTTAGCATTAAACGACAGTTCTCTCAGTAAACTCGGGCTTGTTTCCCTGAAAGATTTGTGGATCAGGTTTCACCATCCTCGGTGA